Proteins from a genomic interval of Microbacterium imperiale:
- a CDS encoding APC family permease: MSPAVTTDSREPGGETTPIAKRILIGDPLDSEKLDEQLLPKRRALPIFASDALSSVAYAPQELLMILAIGGTAMLAFSPGVAIAVVALLVVVVLSYRQLIKAYPSGGGDYEVARTNLGEKAGVVVAAALLVDYILTVAVSVASGVDNIISALPQLDPWRVELAVGFVVLIIVVNLRGVREASSAFAIPTYVFIGSVAVMIVTGLVRVVLGDAPVASSAQYAIEAESLSQVALILLILRAFSSGCSALTGVEAVSNGVPAFRAPKVANAQKTLVMMGTIAILLFSGLTALGLIAGVHYAENPCALIGFDCVNQPQPSLMAQIAAATFGMGSIPFFIIQAATACVLLLAANTAFNGFPLLGAVLARDGYAPKSLNTRGDRLVFSNGMIILGLAAILVLVVFQADLTTLIQLYIIGVFVSFSLGQVGMVKHWRRELRLLHPKAADERAEARRGLLINGIGATFTVAVLIIVTVTKFTHGAWLVFIAIPILAFLMVGVSRYYRDVEHEIEMDDDVHYGSSGDVALVLVNRLQKPVAKAVDYALSAKHDKTIAVHVAVSKESAQEVQTDWEVHRMPVPLVIIESPYRQYAAPLAAFIRKYREKHGSSVVTVYLPQYIVGHWWETFLHNRRARRIAQQLMLVHGVQITLVPWLLDSSEIVYGRRSRPLPGDDRAGRASTTYGLVAHTESPDER; encoded by the coding sequence GCTCCTCCCCAAGCGCCGCGCCCTGCCGATCTTCGCCTCCGACGCGCTCTCCTCGGTCGCGTACGCGCCCCAGGAACTGCTGATGATCCTCGCGATCGGCGGAACCGCGATGCTCGCCTTCAGCCCGGGGGTCGCGATCGCCGTGGTCGCGCTCCTCGTGGTCGTGGTGCTCAGCTACCGGCAGCTCATCAAGGCCTACCCCTCGGGCGGCGGCGACTACGAGGTCGCCCGCACGAACCTCGGCGAGAAGGCGGGCGTGGTCGTCGCAGCGGCGCTGCTGGTCGACTACATCCTCACGGTCGCCGTCTCGGTCGCGTCGGGCGTCGACAACATCATCTCGGCGCTGCCGCAGCTCGACCCGTGGCGCGTCGAGCTGGCGGTCGGCTTCGTCGTGCTGATCATCGTGGTGAACCTGCGCGGCGTGCGCGAGGCGTCGTCGGCCTTCGCGATCCCGACCTACGTGTTCATCGGCTCGGTCGCCGTCATGATCGTCACCGGTCTCGTGCGGGTCGTGCTCGGCGACGCGCCCGTCGCTTCGAGCGCGCAGTACGCGATCGAAGCCGAGAGTCTCAGCCAGGTCGCCCTGATTCTGCTCATCCTGCGCGCGTTCTCGAGCGGCTGCTCCGCCCTGACCGGTGTCGAGGCGGTGTCGAACGGCGTGCCCGCGTTCCGGGCCCCGAAGGTCGCGAACGCTCAGAAGACCCTCGTCATGATGGGCACGATCGCGATCCTGCTCTTCTCGGGCCTGACGGCGCTCGGCCTGATCGCCGGCGTCCACTACGCGGAGAACCCGTGCGCGCTCATCGGCTTCGACTGCGTCAATCAGCCGCAGCCGAGCCTCATGGCGCAGATCGCCGCCGCGACCTTCGGCATGGGTTCGATCCCGTTCTTCATCATCCAGGCCGCGACCGCGTGCGTCCTGCTGCTGGCGGCCAACACCGCGTTCAACGGCTTCCCGCTGCTCGGGGCGGTTCTCGCCCGCGACGGCTACGCGCCCAAGTCGCTCAACACCCGCGGCGACCGGCTCGTCTTCTCCAACGGCATGATCATCCTCGGCCTCGCCGCGATCCTCGTGCTCGTGGTCTTCCAAGCCGACCTGACGACGCTGATCCAGCTCTACATCATCGGCGTGTTCGTCTCGTTCTCGCTGGGCCAGGTCGGCATGGTCAAGCACTGGCGCCGAGAGCTGCGGCTGCTGCATCCGAAAGCCGCGGACGAGCGCGCCGAGGCACGCCGGGGCCTGCTCATCAACGGCATCGGAGCGACGTTCACCGTCGCGGTGCTCATCATCGTCACCGTGACGAAGTTCACCCACGGCGCCTGGCTGGTGTTCATCGCGATCCCGATCCTCGCCTTCCTCATGGTGGGGGTCAGCCGCTACTACCGCGACGTCGAGCACGAGATCGAGATGGACGACGACGTGCATTACGGCTCGAGCGGCGACGTCGCCCTCGTCCTGGTGAACCGGCTGCAGAAGCCCGTCGCGAAAGCCGTCGACTACGCCCTGTCGGCCAAGCACGACAAGACGATCGCGGTGCATGTCGCCGTATCGAAGGAGTCGGCGCAGGAGGTGCAGACCGACTGGGAGGTGCACCGGATGCCGGTGCCGCTCGTGATCATCGAGTCTCCGTACCGGCAGTACGCGGCGCCGCTCGCGGCGTTCATCCGCAAGTACCGCGAGAAGCACGGCTCGTCGGTCGTGACGGTGTACCTGCCGCAGTACATCGTCGGCCACTGGTGGGAGACGTTCCTGCACAACCGCCGCGCCCGCCGCATCGCGCAGCAGCTGATGCTGGTGCACGGTGTGCAGATCACCCTCGTGCCCTGGCTGCTCGACTCGTCCGAGATCGTCTACGGCCGGCGTTCCCGTCCGCTGCCCGGCGACGACCGCGCCGGTCGCGCATCGACGACCTACGGCCTCGTCGCGCACACCGAGTCACCCGACGAGCGCTGA
- a CDS encoding SufS family cysteine desulfurase, which translates to MTSPDLTGAPNAGGAARISPLDAVSLRADFPILAEQVNGHRLVYLDSAATSQKPTAVLDAERDFLTHANSAVHRGAHTLAAEATDLFEDARATVAGFVGAQPEQLVWTSGATAGLNLVAYAIGNATLGRGAPASARFALAPGDEIVTTAIEHHANLIPWQELAARTGAVLRHIPARADGTLDLDAAASVIGERTRLVAFSHVSNVLGIVNPVAEIVALAQAVGAVTVLDACQSAPHLPLDLPALGVDLAVFSGHKMLGPYAIGGLYGRADVLEALPPFLTGGSMITTVALDGAEYLPPPQRFEAGTQPVGPAIGLAAAVRYLEGVGLENIHAHESALAERMGAGLRGIPGVRLLGDAPGAERVGLWSFDVAGVHAHDAGQFLDAQGIAVRVGHHCAAPLHRQFGITASVRASTALYNTEDDVDLFLDAVRGIRGFFGVTDELEGANA; encoded by the coding sequence GTGACTTCCCCTGACCTCACCGGCGCCCCGAACGCCGGCGGTGCCGCGCGCATCAGCCCGCTCGATGCGGTGAGCCTGCGCGCCGACTTCCCCATCCTCGCGGAGCAGGTCAACGGGCACCGGCTGGTGTACCTCGACTCGGCGGCGACGAGCCAGAAGCCCACCGCCGTGCTCGACGCCGAACGCGACTTCCTCACCCACGCGAACTCCGCCGTGCACCGCGGCGCCCACACCCTCGCCGCCGAGGCGACCGACCTCTTCGAGGACGCTCGCGCCACCGTCGCGGGGTTCGTCGGCGCGCAGCCCGAGCAGCTCGTCTGGACCAGCGGCGCCACCGCCGGCCTGAACCTCGTCGCCTATGCGATCGGCAACGCCACCCTCGGCCGGGGCGCGCCGGCCTCGGCGCGGTTCGCGCTCGCCCCCGGCGACGAGATCGTCACCACCGCCATCGAGCACCACGCCAACCTCATCCCGTGGCAGGAGCTCGCCGCGCGGACCGGCGCGGTGCTGCGCCACATCCCGGCGCGGGCCGACGGCACGCTCGACCTGGATGCCGCGGCATCCGTCATCGGCGAGCGCACGCGCCTCGTCGCCTTCTCGCACGTCTCGAACGTGCTGGGCATCGTCAATCCGGTGGCCGAGATCGTCGCCCTCGCTCAGGCGGTCGGGGCCGTGACCGTGCTCGACGCGTGCCAGTCCGCGCCGCACCTGCCGCTCGACCTGCCCGCACTGGGCGTCGACCTGGCGGTCTTCAGCGGGCACAAGATGCTCGGGCCCTACGCGATCGGCGGGCTGTACGGCCGGGCCGACGTGCTCGAGGCGCTGCCGCCGTTCCTGACCGGCGGCTCGATGATCACGACCGTCGCGCTCGACGGTGCCGAGTACCTGCCGCCGCCGCAGCGCTTCGAAGCGGGCACGCAGCCGGTCGGGCCCGCCATCGGGCTCGCGGCCGCCGTGCGCTACCTCGAGGGCGTCGGGCTCGAGAACATCCACGCCCACGAGTCGGCGCTGGCCGAGCGCATGGGCGCGGGGCTCCGCGGCATCCCCGGGGTCCGTCTGCTGGGCGATGCGCCCGGGGCCGAGCGCGTCGGTCTGTGGTCGTTCGACGTCGCCGGCGTGCACGCCCACGACGCGGGCCAGTTCCTCGACGCTCAGGGCATCGCGGTGCGCGTCGGCCACCACTGCGCCGCTCCCCTGCACCGGCAGTTCGGGATCACGGCATCCGTCCGTGCGTCTACCGCGCTGTACAACACCGAGGACGACGTCGATCTGTTCCTCGACGCGGTGCGCGGCATCCGCGGCTTCTTCGGCGTCACCGACGAGCTCGAAGGGGCGAACGCATGA